A portion of the Kribbella jejuensis genome contains these proteins:
- a CDS encoding molybdopterin-dependent oxidoreductase, whose translation MTVRRTSCNLCEAICGVLVTVEDGRVTDIRGDESDPLSRGHICPKAVALRDLQEDPDRLTTPVRRTPGGWEPIGWAAAYELVVGKLTAIQQEHGQNAVGVYLGNPNVHSLGALTHMPTMVRQLRTRNRFSATSIDQLPQMLASYLLYGHQLMVAVPDIDRTSYLLVLGANPLASNGSMMTAPGFGKRLKELRKRGGKVVVVDPRRTETAAVSDEHHFVRPGTDAAFLLALIHEVISQGFANPAEYVDGLAEVEAAVEKWTPERAAAITGIPADVIERVAREFGSADRAACYGRVGVSTQQFGAICQWAIQVLNIITGNLDRPGGTMFPRPAVNTLLGLGRGHVGAWKSRVRGLPEFGGELPVSTMAEEILTPGDGQIRAMVTIAGNPVLSTPDGRRLDKALESLDFMVSIDPYINETTRHADVILPPAPPLEREHYDIVFHQLAVRNTARWNDAALPKPASARHDWEIFRDLGLALVRRTPWSRRRAEVTARLRLSPRWIVDAGLRIGPYRLSVGKLRRSPGGIDLGPLQPALPGALHKKSKRIDLAQKMILDDLPRLDALTALDADELLLIGRRHLRNNNSWMHNSARLVKGRPRHHLLMHPDDLITRDLADGQLVTVTSAAGSVEVEVAASNDIMPGVVSLPHGFGHNRSGSRLSVANQVQGPSANDITDAGLIDPTAGTAAVNGVPVKVTACTAPSSPG comes from the coding sequence ATGACCGTACGGCGGACGTCCTGCAACCTGTGTGAAGCGATCTGCGGTGTGCTCGTCACCGTCGAGGACGGCCGGGTCACGGACATCCGTGGCGACGAGTCGGATCCGCTGTCCCGCGGTCACATCTGCCCGAAGGCGGTCGCGCTCCGCGACCTGCAGGAGGACCCGGACCGGTTGACAACGCCGGTACGCCGGACGCCCGGCGGCTGGGAGCCGATCGGCTGGGCCGCGGCGTACGAGCTCGTGGTCGGCAAGCTGACGGCGATCCAGCAGGAGCACGGACAGAACGCGGTCGGGGTGTACCTCGGCAACCCGAACGTGCACAGCCTCGGCGCGCTCACGCACATGCCGACGATGGTCCGGCAACTGCGGACCCGGAACAGGTTCAGCGCGACGTCGATCGACCAGCTGCCGCAGATGCTCGCGTCGTACCTGCTCTACGGGCACCAGCTGATGGTCGCGGTACCGGACATCGACCGGACGTCGTACCTGTTGGTGCTCGGCGCGAATCCGCTCGCGTCGAACGGCAGCATGATGACCGCGCCGGGGTTCGGGAAACGCCTGAAGGAATTGCGGAAACGCGGTGGAAAGGTGGTCGTCGTCGATCCGCGCCGGACCGAAACCGCGGCGGTTTCCGACGAACACCATTTCGTCCGCCCCGGTACGGACGCCGCCTTCTTACTCGCATTGATCCACGAGGTGATCTCGCAGGGATTCGCCAATCCCGCTGAATACGTGGACGGGCTCGCGGAGGTCGAAGCTGCGGTGGAGAAATGGACGCCGGAGCGGGCGGCGGCGATCACCGGCATTCCGGCGGACGTGATCGAACGGGTGGCGCGCGAGTTCGGATCGGCGGACCGGGCGGCCTGTTACGGCCGGGTCGGGGTGTCGACGCAGCAGTTCGGCGCGATCTGCCAATGGGCGATCCAGGTCCTCAACATCATCACCGGAAACCTCGACCGGCCGGGCGGCACGATGTTTCCGCGGCCCGCGGTGAACACACTGCTCGGCCTGGGTCGCGGGCACGTCGGCGCGTGGAAGAGCCGCGTGCGCGGACTTCCCGAGTTCGGCGGTGAGCTGCCGGTCTCGACGATGGCCGAGGAGATCCTGACGCCCGGCGACGGCCAGATCCGCGCGATGGTGACGATCGCCGGCAACCCGGTGCTCTCGACCCCGGACGGGCGCCGGCTCGACAAGGCGCTCGAGTCGCTGGACTTCATGGTGTCGATCGATCCGTACATCAACGAGACCACCCGGCACGCCGACGTGATCCTGCCCCCGGCGCCGCCGCTGGAGCGGGAGCACTACGACATCGTCTTCCACCAGCTCGCGGTCCGGAACACGGCCCGCTGGAACGACGCCGCACTCCCCAAGCCCGCGTCCGCGCGGCACGACTGGGAGATCTTCCGCGACCTCGGTCTGGCGCTGGTACGGCGTACTCCCTGGAGCCGCCGGCGCGCCGAGGTGACCGCCCGGCTGCGGTTGTCGCCCCGATGGATCGTCGACGCCGGCCTGCGGATCGGCCCGTACCGCTTGTCCGTCGGAAAGCTGCGCCGATCACCGGGTGGGATCGACCTCGGTCCCCTGCAGCCCGCACTACCCGGAGCCCTGCACAAGAAGTCCAAGCGGATCGACCTTGCGCAAAAGATGATCCTCGACGATCTCCCCCGGCTCGACGCACTCACCGCACTCGACGCCGACGAGCTGCTGCTGATCGGACGCCGGCACCTGCGCAACAACAACTCCTGGATGCACAACTCCGCACGGCTGGTGAAGGGCAGGCCGCGACACCACCTGCTGATGCACCCGGACGACCTGATCACCCGCGACCTCGCGGACGGCCAGCTCGTCACGGTCACCTCCGCGGCCGGATCGGTCGAGGTGGAAGTTGCCGCAAGCAACGACATCATGCCGGGCGTGGTCAGCCTGCCGCACGGCTTCGGTCACAACCGCAGCGGCTCCCGGCTCTCCGTCGCCAACCAGGTCCAGGGTCCGAGCGCCAACGACATCACCGACGCGGGCTTGATCGATCCCACGGCCGGCACGGCGGCGGTGAACGGCGTACCCGTGAAAGTCACGGCGTGCACCGCGCCGAGCTCTCCCGGATGA
- a CDS encoding Pr6Pr family membrane protein produces the protein MTTVGRVWAAVTGLIVVAGIGIQLVVTANGHDGFFPDNPERVFNVFAYFTIQSNLLLGGTALMLAAQPDRPQSALFRTLRLNGVLCIAVTGIVAHAVLAGLVELHGWAAVADFLLHTAAPIAGVLGWLLFGPRGLVDWRIVGWSIVFPVLWLIFTLVRGAFVGFYPYPFVNVDEHGYGRVLLNCLLVAVLFLALAAGATALDRRLRRKTTVER, from the coding sequence ATGACGACGGTTGGGCGGGTCTGGGCGGCGGTCACCGGGCTGATCGTGGTGGCCGGTATCGGCATCCAGTTGGTGGTCACCGCGAACGGGCACGACGGATTCTTCCCGGACAATCCGGAACGGGTCTTCAATGTGTTCGCCTACTTCACGATCCAGTCGAACCTGCTGCTCGGCGGTACGGCGCTGATGCTCGCGGCGCAACCCGATCGTCCGCAGAGCGCGCTGTTCCGCACCCTGCGGCTGAACGGCGTGCTGTGCATAGCGGTCACCGGCATCGTCGCTCACGCGGTGCTGGCCGGCCTGGTCGAGCTGCACGGCTGGGCCGCGGTCGCCGACTTCCTGCTGCACACCGCGGCGCCGATCGCAGGCGTCCTCGGGTGGCTGTTGTTCGGGCCGCGCGGTCTCGTCGACTGGCGGATCGTCGGGTGGTCGATCGTGTTCCCGGTGCTCTGGCTGATCTTCACGCTGGTCCGGGGCGCGTTCGTCGGGTTCTACCCGTATCCGTTCGTGAACGTCGACGAGCACGGGTACGGACGGGTGTTGCTGAACTGTCTGCTGGTGGCGGTACTGTTCCTGGCTCTGGCGGCGGGAGCGACCGCACTCGACCGCCGGTTGCGCCGGAAGACAACCGTCGAAAGGTAG
- a CDS encoding AAA family ATPase produces MESEGVIVVSGIMAAGKSSVSQLLAERFEYGVHLRGDVFRRMIVSGQASMADDALAAQRQLQLRYRLACLSADEYAKAGFTVVLQDVVIGELLREFLDGIRTRPRYLVVLTPRPEVISDRLGGARHLVDELDYELHAFSPRRGLWLDNSDLSVGETVDAILGRLDEARYDS; encoded by the coding sequence ATGGAGTCCGAGGGGGTGATCGTCGTCAGTGGAATCATGGCGGCGGGGAAGTCGTCGGTGTCCCAGCTGCTCGCCGAGAGATTCGAGTACGGCGTGCATCTGCGGGGGGACGTTTTCCGGCGGATGATCGTGAGCGGCCAGGCCTCGATGGCCGACGACGCACTCGCGGCACAGCGCCAGTTGCAGCTGCGCTACCGGCTCGCCTGTCTGTCCGCCGACGAGTACGCGAAGGCAGGTTTCACCGTGGTCCTGCAGGACGTGGTGATCGGCGAGCTGCTGCGCGAGTTCCTGGACGGGATCCGCACCCGGCCGCGCTACCTGGTCGTGCTGACACCGCGGCCGGAGGTGATCTCGGACCGGCTCGGCGGCGCGCGTCATCTGGTCGACGAACTCGACTACGAGCTGCACGCGTTCAGCCCGCGGCGCGGGTTGTGGCTGGACAACTCGGATCTGTCGGTCGGCGAGACCGTGGACGCGATCCTCGGCCGCCTGGACGAGGCACGCTACGACTCGTAG
- a CDS encoding ABC transporter ATP-binding protein, with protein MITFREVAKQGRGRLPLIGVNALIGSAVTLALPSVLGRSVDSIVAGDGYARWLIVTAALIGLGIAASIIDAFAGAACVAETTAWLRNRLVRHVVRGGPDGTRAFETGDLVTRVSANATDAAQAGPAAVTAIAAIAPPLGSLVLLAVIDPWLAAAFFGGVLLVILVLWTFAKRTADVSLAYQETQGRIAALLSESLTGIRTIHSAGTTEREERRILGLLPELHRHGVVTWRILARSGAQAAVVGPLVLVAVLAVGGLQLVAGNVTAGELFAASQYAVLGAGLGNLTGVLGELARAKAGVRRSAEVAAIESVPHGSLTLPPGTGQLTFDGVSVFAGEKVLLDNVNLDLPGGVTVAVVGPSGAGKSVLAAVAARLRDPSAGQVSLDGVPLQAVSRRALRHAVGCAFERPQLVGRTVGEAIDPHAVSPVRTLAAARATHAHDFVSRLPDGYFTSLRKAPMSGGERQRLGLARAWSARRLLVLDDATSSLDTATERQISRTLTEDRRHRTRLIVTHRPATAARADLVIWLDRGQVRAIAPHADLWHNTSYRAVFG; from the coding sequence GTGATCACGTTCCGCGAGGTCGCGAAGCAGGGCCGTGGCCGGCTGCCGTTGATCGGGGTGAACGCGCTGATCGGCAGCGCGGTCACGCTCGCGCTGCCGTCGGTCCTCGGCCGGTCGGTGGACTCGATCGTGGCCGGTGACGGGTATGCCCGCTGGCTGATCGTCACGGCCGCGCTGATCGGGCTGGGGATCGCGGCCAGCATCATCGACGCGTTCGCCGGCGCGGCGTGCGTCGCCGAGACCACCGCCTGGCTGCGGAACCGCCTGGTGCGGCACGTCGTCCGCGGCGGCCCCGACGGGACCCGCGCCTTCGAGACCGGCGACCTCGTCACCCGCGTCTCGGCGAACGCGACCGATGCCGCCCAGGCCGGCCCGGCCGCGGTGACGGCCATCGCCGCGATCGCTCCCCCACTGGGCAGCCTCGTCCTGCTGGCCGTCATCGACCCGTGGCTCGCGGCCGCCTTCTTCGGCGGCGTACTGCTGGTGATCCTGGTCCTCTGGACCTTCGCCAAACGCACCGCTGACGTGAGCCTCGCCTACCAGGAAACGCAGGGCCGGATCGCCGCGCTGCTGTCCGAATCGCTGACCGGCATCCGCACCATCCACTCCGCCGGTACGACGGAACGCGAGGAACGCCGCATCCTCGGCCTCCTCCCCGAACTGCACCGGCACGGCGTCGTCACCTGGCGGATCCTCGCGCGCTCCGGCGCACAGGCCGCGGTCGTCGGCCCGCTCGTACTCGTAGCGGTCCTGGCCGTCGGCGGACTGCAGCTCGTGGCCGGCAACGTGACCGCGGGCGAGCTGTTCGCCGCCTCGCAGTACGCCGTCCTCGGGGCCGGGCTCGGCAACCTGACCGGCGTCCTCGGCGAGCTCGCCCGCGCGAAGGCCGGTGTACGGCGGTCCGCCGAGGTGGCCGCGATCGAGTCCGTCCCGCACGGCTCGCTGACGCTGCCGCCTGGGACCGGCCAGCTGACGTTCGACGGCGTGAGTGTCTTCGCCGGCGAGAAGGTCCTGCTGGACAACGTGAACCTCGACCTGCCGGGCGGGGTGACTGTCGCGGTCGTCGGCCCTAGCGGCGCCGGCAAGTCGGTGCTCGCGGCAGTTGCGGCGCGGTTGCGTGATCCGTCGGCCGGGCAGGTCTCGCTGGACGGCGTACCGCTGCAGGCGGTCAGCCGACGGGCACTGCGGCACGCGGTCGGGTGCGCGTTCGAGCGCCCGCAGCTGGTCGGCCGGACCGTCGGCGAGGCCATCGACCCGCATGCGGTCAGCCCGGTCCGGACGCTCGCCGCGGCCCGCGCGACACACGCCCACGACTTCGTCAGCCGGCTCCCCGACGGGTACTTCACCTCGTTGCGCAAGGCACCGATGTCCGGCGGCGAACGGCAACGCCTCGGCCTCGCGCGCGCCTGGTCCGCCCGTCGTCTGCTCGTCCTGGACGATGCCACGTCGAGCCTCGACACCGCGACCGAACGCCAGATCAGCCGCACTCTCACCGAGGACCGCCGGCACCGGACCCGCCTGATCGTCACGCACCGCCCCGCCACCGCGGCTCGCGCCGACCTGGTCATCTGGCTCGACCGGGGCCAGGTCCGCGCCATCGCCCCCCACGCCGACCTCTGGCACAACACCTCCTACCGAGCCGTGTTCGGATGA
- a CDS encoding ABC transporter ATP-binding protein, whose amino-acid sequence MKRELLYGAAALRSKATLGLIGWSVPEILPTAVYGIAVARATDSFLGGHAWQGIAWLGGLVATAGLGAAGARQVYGRLGDLVEPLRDDLVRRVVGGALRTSNNGTDGTGDDGAVARLNRQVEIVRDTFAGLVLVLRSFAVTLFGVLTGLLSLAPMIAAFVVPPFLLGFGLSLAVLGMAADRVRASLTADEELASTAGMVFGGVRDITATGAEEYAEWLVGQPIQAHAAAERALAKVSALRTLCFAVGGWLPLLILLATGPWLVGRGVSTGTVLGGLTYVLIGLQPALNTVMNALGDSGLRYVITLGRILDTSTPKEKPRPVDELSGYQVRLRGLTFAYGPKAEPVLDNLELTIAEGEHVAVVGPSGIGKSTLAGLVCGMLTPTQGRLLLGGAAPAEVTTERLAQTRVLIPQEAYVFTGTVRDNLAYLLPDATDHQLELATKTVGADQLVERLGGLHADVKPAELSAGEKQLLALVRAYLSPAPLVVLDEATCFLDPEAERQAEEAFAKRPGTLIVIAHRISSALRAKRILVLDGNKAALGTHAGLMRTSRMYRDLHGSWS is encoded by the coding sequence ATGAAGCGCGAGCTCTTGTACGGCGCGGCGGCGCTTCGGAGCAAGGCGACGCTCGGGTTGATTGGGTGGTCGGTTCCGGAGATCTTGCCGACGGCGGTGTACGGGATCGCGGTGGCTCGGGCGACGGACAGTTTTCTCGGTGGGCATGCGTGGCAGGGGATCGCGTGGCTGGGTGGGTTGGTCGCGACCGCGGGGCTCGGGGCGGCCGGCGCGCGGCAGGTGTACGGGCGGCTCGGCGACCTGGTCGAGCCGTTGCGTGACGACCTGGTCCGGCGGGTGGTGGGCGGCGCGCTCCGTACCTCGAACAACGGCACAGACGGCACCGGGGACGACGGCGCGGTCGCCCGGTTGAACCGGCAGGTCGAGATCGTCCGCGACACGTTCGCCGGGCTCGTCCTGGTGCTGCGGAGCTTCGCGGTCACGTTGTTCGGCGTACTCACGGGTTTGTTGTCGCTCGCGCCGATGATCGCGGCGTTCGTCGTACCGCCGTTCCTGCTGGGGTTCGGGTTGTCGCTGGCGGTGCTCGGGATGGCGGCCGACCGGGTCCGGGCGTCGTTGACGGCGGACGAGGAGCTCGCATCCACGGCGGGCATGGTGTTCGGTGGGGTCCGCGACATCACCGCGACCGGCGCCGAGGAGTACGCGGAATGGCTCGTGGGCCAGCCGATTCAGGCGCACGCGGCGGCGGAGCGCGCGTTGGCGAAGGTGTCGGCGCTGCGGACGTTGTGCTTCGCGGTGGGCGGCTGGTTGCCGTTGCTGATCCTGTTGGCGACCGGGCCGTGGCTGGTCGGGCGCGGCGTCAGTACCGGCACGGTGCTCGGCGGGCTGACCTACGTACTGATCGGATTGCAGCCCGCGTTGAACACGGTCATGAACGCGCTTGGCGACAGCGGTCTGCGGTACGTCATCACGCTCGGCCGGATCCTCGATACGTCAACACCTAAAGAGAAACCGCGTCCGGTGGACGAGCTGAGCGGCTACCAGGTCCGGCTGCGCGGACTGACGTTCGCGTACGGACCGAAAGCCGAGCCCGTGCTGGACAATCTCGAGCTGACCATCGCCGAAGGTGAGCACGTGGCCGTCGTCGGGCCGAGCGGCATCGGCAAGTCGACGCTGGCCGGACTGGTGTGCGGGATGCTGACGCCGACCCAAGGCCGGCTCCTGCTCGGCGGCGCCGCGCCGGCCGAGGTGACCACCGAGCGGCTCGCGCAGACCCGGGTCCTGATTCCGCAGGAGGCATACGTCTTCACCGGCACGGTCCGCGACAACCTCGCTTATTTGTTGCCCGATGCAACGGATCATCAGCTCGAGCTGGCCACGAAGACGGTCGGCGCGGACCAGCTCGTCGAACGCCTCGGTGGTCTGCACGCCGACGTCAAGCCGGCCGAACTTTCCGCCGGCGAGAAGCAGCTGCTCGCGCTGGTCCGCGCGTACCTGTCTCCCGCGCCGCTCGTGGTGCTCGACGAGGCGACCTGCTTCCTCGACCCCGAGGCCGAACGCCAGGCCGAGGAAGCGTTCGCGAAACGTCCTGGCACGCTGATCGTGATCGCGCACCGGATCAGTTCGGCCCTGCGCGCAAAGCGCATCCTGGTCCTCGACGGCAACAAGGCAGCCCTCGGCACCCACGCGGGGCTGATGCGCACGTCCCGCATGTACCGCGACCTGCACGGCAGCTGGAGCTAA
- a CDS encoding class I SAM-dependent methyltransferase, with the protein MLVTSRSYAEYEAMFDLKELPESVLDCCAGGAGFTAEAAARGVDAIAADPAYELDHPELVDSVRKSLPATSGIIDEHQGSFVWSWYGSPERKDQYRIEAADQFLQDVAAAPERYVAAGLPDLPFGDRRFELVLCSHLLFTWADKYDQAWHAAALRELIRVSNHEVRIFPLVLQGDGQKIPWLPELLDSLEDVTCEIRKVPYEFQAGADEMLVITRT; encoded by the coding sequence GTGCTGGTGACCTCGCGCTCGTACGCCGAGTACGAAGCGATGTTCGACCTGAAGGAACTCCCCGAATCCGTGCTCGACTGCTGCGCCGGTGGCGCCGGCTTCACCGCCGAGGCCGCCGCCCGGGGTGTGGACGCGATCGCCGCCGACCCGGCGTACGAGCTCGACCATCCCGAACTCGTCGACAGCGTCCGCAAGAGCCTGCCGGCCACCTCGGGGATCATCGACGAGCACCAGGGCAGCTTCGTCTGGAGCTGGTACGGATCACCGGAGCGGAAGGATCAGTACCGGATCGAGGCGGCCGATCAGTTCCTGCAGGACGTGGCGGCCGCGCCGGAGCGGTACGTGGCCGCCGGTCTGCCCGACCTGCCGTTCGGTGATCGACGGTTCGAGCTGGTGCTGTGCTCACATCTGCTGTTCACTTGGGCCGACAAGTACGACCAGGCCTGGCACGCGGCCGCGCTGCGCGAGCTCATCCGGGTCAGCAACCACGAGGTCCGGATCTTTCCGCTGGTGCTGCAGGGCGACGGCCAGAAGATCCCGTGGCTGCCGGAACTGCTCGACTCGCTCGAGGACGTGACGTGTGAGATCCGCAAGGTCCCCTACGAGTTCCAGGCCGGCGCCGACGAAATGCTCGTGATCACCCGCACCTGA
- a CDS encoding DNA-binding response regulator: MVLGHRGTLVRGALAAVLARENDLDVVADVDRSEDVLQVAGRRPDVFLLDPQLPGRIRIEELCRKLTGRGVLVLIDHEAIPATSLALVKQAPRIGLIATDATTDQLVQAVRDVAKGLPVVDVRLAVAALKAGDNPLTDRECEVLRQVTTGATAQEVARTLSLSAGTVRNYLSRILAKTGSRSRIEAIRKAQDAGWI; encoded by the coding sequence GTGGTTCTCGGCCATCGTGGCACGTTGGTGCGTGGCGCGCTGGCCGCGGTGCTGGCACGGGAGAACGACCTGGACGTGGTGGCGGACGTGGACCGCTCCGAGGACGTCCTGCAGGTCGCCGGGCGACGGCCGGACGTGTTCCTGCTCGACCCACAGCTGCCCGGCCGGATCCGGATCGAGGAGCTCTGCCGCAAGCTCACCGGGCGCGGTGTGCTGGTGCTGATCGACCATGAGGCGATCCCGGCCACGAGCCTCGCGCTGGTGAAGCAGGCACCCCGGATCGGGCTGATCGCGACCGACGCGACCACCGACCAGCTGGTGCAGGCGGTCCGCGACGTCGCCAAGGGGCTGCCCGTGGTCGACGTACGACTGGCCGTGGCCGCGCTGAAGGCGGGAGACAACCCGCTGACGGACCGTGAGTGCGAGGTGCTCCGCCAGGTCACCACCGGCGCGACCGCGCAGGAGGTCGCGCGCACCTTGAGTCTGAGCGCGGGGACGGTTCGCAACTATCTCTCGCGCATCTTGGCGAAGACCGGTTCGCGGAGCCGCATCGAGGCGATCCGCAAGGCTCAGGACGCGGGCTGGATTTAG
- a CDS encoding TetR/AcrR family transcriptional regulator, whose translation MPKIVDHVTRREEIAEALWRVVRRDGIRAASVRTVAAEAGWSAGAVRHYFPDQDGLLSFAMDLVSRRVTERVNAIEAKGTVPAIVLRYLDEVLPLDAERRAEFDIWLAFMAQAQAESGAGTLHAHVDTVHEELRGLCESLVRALSEAGLLKDGLDVRREVERLHALLDGVALHAAIQPHRTTPTRARQLMRHHVESLLR comes from the coding sequence ATGCCGAAGATCGTCGACCACGTCACCCGTCGCGAGGAGATCGCCGAGGCGCTCTGGCGGGTGGTCCGCCGGGACGGGATCCGGGCGGCGTCGGTGCGGACGGTCGCGGCCGAGGCGGGCTGGTCCGCGGGCGCGGTGCGCCACTACTTCCCCGACCAGGACGGGCTGCTCAGTTTCGCGATGGATCTGGTGTCGCGCCGGGTGACCGAGCGGGTCAACGCGATCGAGGCAAAAGGCACTGTGCCGGCGATCGTGTTGCGATACCTCGACGAAGTGCTTCCGCTCGATGCCGAGCGGCGCGCGGAGTTCGACATCTGGCTGGCGTTCATGGCGCAGGCCCAGGCCGAGTCCGGGGCCGGCACCTTGCACGCGCACGTGGACACGGTCCATGAGGAACTTCGCGGATTGTGCGAGTCGCTCGTCCGCGCGCTATCCGAGGCAGGCCTCTTGAAAGACGGTCTCGACGTACGTCGCGAGGTCGAACGTCTGCACGCACTGCTCGACGGGGTCGCTCTGCACGCAGCCATCCAGCCGCACCGAACCACACCCACGCGAGCCCGCCAGTTGATGCGCCACCACGTGGAGTCACTGCTTCGATGA
- a CDS encoding 2TM domain-containing protein, whose translation MLLAVIAACEIGFWVLLAAGLVTRYLLRRPKAGLVLLAAVPLVDVVLLVASVVDIHRGTAPSFKHSLAAIFIGVSVGFGHQSLKWADKWAAHFLAGAPRPAKPPKKGPERARLERAGWFRHLLAYVVGVGIMIGLGLLSGRGYAAVLGPASIWTIVLVIDAIVSFSYSFDRAPRQKQSV comes from the coding sequence GTGCTGCTTGCTGTGATCGCCGCCTGCGAGATCGGCTTCTGGGTGCTGCTCGCCGCCGGCCTGGTGACGCGTTATCTGCTCCGTCGACCGAAGGCCGGCCTCGTGCTGCTCGCCGCCGTGCCGTTGGTCGACGTGGTGCTGCTGGTCGCGAGCGTCGTCGACATCCATCGCGGCACGGCGCCGTCGTTCAAGCATTCACTGGCCGCGATCTTCATCGGCGTCAGCGTCGGCTTCGGCCACCAGTCGCTGAAGTGGGCGGACAAGTGGGCCGCGCACTTCCTCGCCGGTGCGCCACGCCCGGCGAAGCCGCCGAAGAAGGGTCCGGAGCGCGCCCGACTCGAGCGCGCCGGCTGGTTCCGCCACCTGCTCGCCTACGTGGTCGGTGTCGGCATCATGATCGGCCTCGGCCTGCTCTCCGGACGCGGGTACGCCGCGGTGCTCGGACCGGCGTCGATCTGGACCATCGTGCTGGTCATCGACGCGATAGTCTCGTTCAGTTACTCCTTCGACCGCGCGCCGCGCCAGAAGCAGTCGGTGTAG
- a CDS encoding transglycosylase family protein translates to MSKARHARARRSTRRVARTISIAGLGAGITAAGAASAFATDYTVKSGDTLSEIAQANGADWHELARINHLKDPNLILIGQTLTLDGVKTTADRDQSPRVAKLAETRKSDAKKSEKSERKARSSRSEDRPSAGGKASLSGAWAKVANCESSGNPRAVNGAGYYGLFQFDLQTWRSVGGSGNPINASAGEQLMRAKKLYAQRGASPWPVCGRFLR, encoded by the coding sequence ATGTCCAAGGCTCGACATGCGCGCGCCCGGCGAAGTACTCGCCGGGTGGCCCGAACCATCTCGATCGCCGGTCTGGGAGCCGGCATCACCGCAGCAGGCGCCGCCTCGGCGTTCGCGACCGACTACACGGTCAAGTCCGGTGACACCCTCTCCGAGATCGCCCAGGCCAACGGTGCCGACTGGCACGAACTGGCCCGGATCAACCACCTCAAGGACCCGAACCTGATCCTGATCGGGCAGACGCTGACGCTGGACGGTGTGAAGACGACCGCCGACCGCGACCAGTCGCCGCGGGTCGCGAAGCTCGCCGAAACGCGAAAGTCCGACGCCAAGAAGTCGGAGAAGTCCGAGCGCAAGGCCCGGAGCAGCCGCTCCGAGGACCGCCCGTCGGCCGGCGGCAAGGCGAGCCTGAGCGGCGCCTGGGCGAAGGTCGCGAACTGCGAGTCCAGCGGCAACCCGCGGGCCGTGAACGGCGCCGGCTACTACGGGCTGTTCCAGTTCGACCTGCAGACCTGGCGCAGTGTCGGCGGCTCCGGCAACCCGATCAACGCCTCGGCGGGCGAGCAGTTGATGCGTGCGAAGAAGCTGTACGCGCAGCGCGGCGCCTCCCCGTGGCCGGTCTGCGGCCGTTTCCTTCGCTGA
- a CDS encoding DUF5946 family protein: protein MNTPDDTRSSTICPGCRAELPVSDWPETPKYNASRECAEVAGELLGFEIEHAARLGYLHQLRIDAYGAQHVNPNAPRIGPVFALNGLYMFLERGSGNVDVRTAHGIMANSYDDWPRLVPPARAGELTAYDVLTAGGVDEVESTLLRWAAQVWESWPDAERETIRNLTVELVPERYFRRR, encoded by the coding sequence GTGAACACGCCGGATGACACGCGGTCGTCGACAATCTGTCCGGGTTGCCGCGCCGAACTGCCCGTATCGGACTGGCCGGAGACCCCGAAGTACAACGCCAGCCGCGAGTGCGCGGAGGTGGCCGGCGAACTGCTCGGCTTCGAGATCGAGCACGCGGCCCGGCTCGGGTACCTGCATCAGCTCCGGATCGACGCGTACGGCGCTCAGCACGTCAATCCGAACGCGCCGCGGATCGGCCCGGTGTTCGCGCTCAACGGCCTGTACATGTTCCTCGAACGCGGCTCCGGGAACGTCGACGTACGCACGGCGCACGGCATCATGGCGAACTCCTACGACGACTGGCCGCGGCTCGTCCCGCCGGCCCGGGCCGGCGAGCTCACGGCGTACGACGTCCTGACCGCCGGTGGGGTCGACGAGGTTGAGTCGACCCTGCTCAGGTGGGCCGCCCAGGTGTGGGAGTCGTGGCCGGATGCTGAGCGCGAGACCATCCGGAATCTGACCGTGGAGCTGGTCCCGGAACGCTACTTCCGGCGCCGATAA